The Fortiea contorta PCC 7126 genome has a segment encoding these proteins:
- a CDS encoding bifunctional serine/threonine-protein kinase/formylglycine-generating enzyme family protein — MTTLAGRYEIIGQLGGRGFAITFLAKDHLQSNKPVCVVKQLHPHQLHPRIVDLFAREVTILEHLGQHSQIPQLWAHFSENQYLYIVQEFIPGHDLSQEILPTKQSSEEFVVELLRDVLEVLCFVHSQGVIHGDIKPRNLMRRYKDGKICLIDFATVREIASLMVDARGEFISSAVMGTPGYTPNEQKQGKHCLSSDIYALGITAIQALTGIKPVKFTKDYGGEIIWRNQVDISPYLVDAIAKMVRSHPSLRYPDAMAALQDLNSQSSPKTQLSRRTALKAASFVGAGLAASVLVQKIFQLPTTQSTAPLFFAPKFEKKPPQINATDVSQQQSFLKTFAFETVTVDQWGRIIAQESHQRRFFAEDLGKDLILEMVEIPGGEFVMGSSPQESDRRRDEGPQHTVTIQPFYMSKFLITQKHYQALMNSNPSGFIGALKPVERVSWNDARAFCAQLSRQTGKSYQLPTEAQWEYACRAGTTTPFYFGATITSALGNYDANFTYGLAHKGNYHQETTDVGSFPPNAFGLYDMHGLVWEWCQDAYFPNYNQASGDGSARKSDRSRYHLLRGGSWGDQPGACRSASRIRYPQNFKSLLHGFRVVLTSPVSS, encoded by the coding sequence GTGACCACACTAGCTGGACGCTATGAAATAATCGGGCAATTAGGCGGAAGAGGCTTTGCAATTACATTCCTCGCCAAAGATCATCTGCAATCAAATAAACCTGTGTGTGTAGTCAAACAACTGCATCCACATCAACTCCATCCGCGAATTGTGGATTTGTTTGCTAGGGAAGTCACTATCCTAGAACATCTCGGTCAACATTCCCAAATTCCGCAGTTATGGGCACACTTCAGCGAAAATCAATACCTCTACATCGTCCAGGAGTTTATCCCAGGACATGACTTAAGTCAAGAAATCTTGCCGACCAAGCAATCAAGTGAGGAATTTGTCGTCGAATTATTGCGGGACGTTTTAGAAGTTCTGTGCTTTGTACATAGTCAGGGAGTAATTCACGGCGATATCAAGCCCCGCAATCTCATGCGCCGCTATAAAGATGGTAAGATTTGCCTGATTGACTTTGCCACAGTCAGGGAAATTGCTTCGCTGATGGTAGATGCTCGTGGTGAATTTATTTCTAGTGCGGTGATGGGTACACCAGGTTACACGCCCAATGAGCAAAAGCAGGGTAAACATTGTTTGAGTAGCGATATTTATGCTTTGGGGATAACTGCAATTCAAGCTTTGACCGGGATTAAACCTGTGAAATTCACCAAGGATTATGGTGGTGAAATCATTTGGAGAAATCAAGTAGACATCAGCCCGTATCTTGTAGATGCGATCGCTAAAATGGTACGCTCTCACCCCAGTCTGCGCTACCCTGATGCTATGGCGGCTCTACAAGATTTAAATTCCCAATCATCGCCAAAAACACAGTTGTCACGGCGCACAGCTTTGAAAGCAGCGAGTTTTGTTGGTGCTGGTTTGGCTGCGAGTGTTTTGGTACAGAAAATCTTCCAATTACCAACCACACAAAGCACCGCTCCGCTGTTCTTCGCTCCCAAGTTTGAGAAAAAACCTCCGCAAATCAACGCTACAGATGTTTCTCAACAGCAATCATTTTTAAAAACCTTTGCATTTGAGACAGTAACGGTGGATCAATGGGGAAGAATCATCGCCCAAGAATCTCATCAAAGAAGATTCTTTGCGGAAGATTTGGGTAAAGATTTGATTTTGGAGATGGTAGAAATACCGGGTGGTGAATTTGTTATGGGTTCATCTCCCCAAGAAAGCGATCGCCGGCGAGATGAGGGGCCACAACACACCGTGACCATACAACCCTTCTACATGAGCAAGTTTTTAATTACCCAAAAGCATTATCAGGCGCTGATGAATAGCAATCCTTCGGGATTTATTGGCGCACTCAAGCCAGTAGAAAGGGTGAGTTGGAATGATGCGCGAGCTTTTTGCGCTCAACTATCCCGACAAACAGGTAAAAGCTATCAACTACCCACCGAAGCACAGTGGGAGTACGCTTGTCGCGCCGGTACAACCACTCCATTCTATTTTGGAGCAACAATCACTAGCGCTTTAGGGAATTATGACGCCAATTTTACCTATGGTTTAGCTCATAAGGGTAATTACCATCAAGAAACCACAGACGTAGGTAGCTTTCCCCCCAACGCTTTTGGATTATATGACATGCACGGGTTAGTTTGGGAATGGTGTCAAGATGCATACTTCCCCAATTACAATCAAGCTTCTGGCGATGGTTCAGCAAGAAAAAGCGATCGCTCTCGTTATCATCTACTGCGCGGTGGTTCTTGGGGCGACCAACCAGGGGCTTGTCGTTCAGCCAGTCGCATCAGATACCCACAGAATTTTAAATCATTATTGCATGGTTTTCGAGTTGTGCTCACTTCTCCTGTAAGTTCTTAG
- a CDS encoding response regulator, with protein sequence MAQDNIKVLLVEDNPGDILLLQEFLREVTTTVVELIPIDHLAPALEYLQHQNSDVILLDLSLPDSQGLETFNRVHHQAKATPIIVLTGIDDETIALKAMQAGAQDYLVKGQVTGDLLVRSMRYAIERQRGEMALRQSEERFRVALKSSPIFVFNQDAELRYTWIYNPGFGLKAEEMLGKTDWELLPVEDAQRLTVIKLGVLNSGVGTRDEVSITTIQGLRYYDLTVEPLRNESQAVVGITCACIDISDVYHELNLRKLAEAKILEQAALLDFTTDAILVRDLNNHILFWNKAAQNLYGWQTLEAMGKNASELLFKEQAPPEIEAAFFTVLNKGKWQGELAKVTKGGAEILVSSRWSLVRDEQGQPKSILTVDTDITEKKSLEAQLFRAQRLESIGTLASGIAHDLNNILTPILAGAQLLPLKFPDADERTMHLLEILEINAKRGADLVKQVLSFARGVEGRRINLQVKHLIVEIGKILKETFPKSIQVSTDLQQNLWMVAGDSTQLHQVLMNLCVNARDAMPYGGALRISAKNLFIDENYARMNLEANVGPYIVIDVADNGVGIPEEVLERIFEPFFTTKEVGQGTGLGLSTVIGIIKSHGGFVNVHSEVGVGTHFKVFLPAVEGAETFALEDLTACNGHGELILVVDDEPAVQDITKTSLETYNYKTIIANDGVEAIAIYAKNTEQISAVLMDMMLPLLDGLTAIRTLKKINPQVKIIASSGLMSNDKLEAIAANGVTTLLSKPYTINELLLTLQRVLN encoded by the coding sequence ATGGCACAAGATAATATTAAAGTTTTGTTAGTCGAAGATAATCCTGGTGATATCCTTTTATTACAAGAGTTTTTAAGAGAAGTTACCACCACTGTAGTAGAGTTAATACCCATTGATCATTTGGCTCCAGCTTTAGAGTATTTGCAGCATCAGAACTCTGATGTCATTTTATTAGACCTATCATTGCCAGATAGCCAAGGCTTGGAAACCTTTAATAGAGTACATCATCAAGCCAAAGCAACGCCAATTATTGTTTTGACGGGGATAGATGACGAAACCATTGCTCTCAAAGCTATGCAAGCTGGAGCACAAGACTATTTAGTTAAAGGACAAGTTACAGGGGATTTGTTAGTCCGTTCCATGCGTTATGCGATTGAGCGCCAACGGGGAGAAATGGCGCTGCGCCAAAGCGAAGAAAGGTTCCGCGTCGCCTTAAAAAGCTCGCCCATCTTTGTGTTTAACCAAGATGCAGAATTACGCTACACCTGGATATATAACCCCGGCTTTGGATTGAAAGCCGAAGAAATGTTAGGTAAAACAGATTGGGAATTACTCCCGGTGGAAGATGCTCAACGCTTGACGGTGATTAAATTGGGTGTCTTGAATAGTGGTGTGGGTACACGAGATGAAGTCTCCATTACCACGATACAGGGACTCCGCTATTATGATTTAACAGTAGAGCCATTGCGGAATGAATCCCAAGCAGTGGTTGGCATCACTTGTGCTTGCATTGATATTAGCGATGTCTACCATGAGCTAAACTTACGCAAGCTCGCAGAAGCGAAAATTCTAGAACAAGCCGCATTGTTAGACTTTACCACCGATGCGATTTTGGTGCGAGATTTAAATAACCACATTTTGTTCTGGAATAAAGCCGCACAAAACCTCTACGGTTGGCAAACTTTAGAGGCGATGGGGAAAAATGCCAGTGAGCTATTATTTAAGGAGCAAGCTCCGCCGGAAATTGAAGCAGCTTTCTTTACGGTGCTCAACAAAGGTAAATGGCAAGGTGAACTAGCGAAAGTGACTAAAGGTGGTGCGGAGATTTTGGTATCTAGTCGCTGGAGTTTGGTGAGGGATGAACAGGGACAACCCAAATCAATTCTCACGGTTGACACCGATATTACCGAGAAGAAAAGCTTAGAAGCACAATTATTCCGTGCTCAACGCCTAGAAAGCATCGGTACTCTAGCTAGCGGGATTGCCCATGATTTGAATAACATCTTGACCCCGATTTTAGCAGGAGCGCAACTACTACCGCTGAAATTTCCTGATGCAGACGAACGCACCATGCATCTATTGGAAATTTTAGAAATTAACGCCAAACGCGGTGCTGATTTAGTCAAGCAGGTGCTGTCGTTTGCGCGGGGTGTGGAAGGAAGACGCATCAATTTACAAGTGAAACACCTGATTGTAGAAATTGGTAAAATTCTCAAAGAAACATTTCCTAAATCCATCCAAGTTTCTACAGATTTGCAGCAAAACTTGTGGATGGTAGCTGGAGATAGCACCCAACTGCATCAAGTATTAATGAATCTCTGCGTCAACGCCCGTGATGCTATGCCTTATGGCGGCGCATTGCGGATATCTGCAAAAAACCTGTTTATTGACGAAAACTATGCGCGGATGAACTTAGAAGCCAACGTGGGCCCTTATATTGTGATTGATGTTGCTGACAATGGTGTGGGAATTCCCGAAGAAGTATTAGAGCGGATTTTTGAGCCATTTTTCACCACCAAAGAAGTTGGACAGGGGACAGGTTTAGGACTTTCTACTGTTATTGGCATTATCAAAAGTCACGGTGGTTTTGTGAATGTCCATAGTGAAGTGGGAGTGGGGACGCACTTCAAAGTGTTCTTACCAGCAGTCGAGGGTGCGGAAACGTTTGCTTTGGAAGATTTAACAGCCTGCAACGGACATGGTGAGTTAATTCTAGTTGTGGATGATGAACCTGCAGTTCAGGATATCACAAAAACTTCCTTAGAAACCTATAATTACAAAACCATAATTGCTAACGATGGCGTAGAAGCGATCGCTATTTACGCCAAAAACACCGAGCAAATTAGCGCCGTGTTGATGGATATGATGTTACCATTACTCGACGGTTTAACTGCGATTCGCACCTTGAAAAAAATCAATCCCCAGGTGAAAATCATCGCCAGCAGCGGCTTGATGTCTAATGATAAGCTAGAGGCGATCGCTGCTAATGGCGTTACTACTCTTTTATCCAAGCCTTACACCATTAATGAATTATTGCTGACCTTGCAAAGGGTGTTGAATTAG
- a CDS encoding response regulator: MPIQVLLVEDNPGDALLTRIALEDSKISIHLNVVEDGVEAMAFLRKQDKYTQAAHPDIVLLDLNLPKKDGREVLAEIKADQNLKRIPVVVLTTSQAEEDVLKAYDLSANCYITKPVDFDQFVKIVRSIENFWFAIVKLPPE; the protein is encoded by the coding sequence ATGCCTATTCAGGTTTTGTTAGTTGAGGACAATCCAGGTGACGCTCTGCTGACAAGGATCGCCCTTGAAGATAGCAAAATCTCGATTCACCTAAATGTAGTCGAAGATGGGGTAGAAGCTATGGCTTTCTTGCGGAAACAAGATAAATATACCCAAGCTGCTCACCCCGATATTGTGCTGCTAGATTTAAACCTACCCAAGAAAGATGGACGAGAGGTATTGGCAGAAATTAAAGCCGACCAAAATCTCAAACGCATTCCTGTAGTTGTCCTGACGACATCCCAAGCTGAAGAAGACGTTCTTAAAGCCTATGACTTATCAGCTAATTGTTACATCACCAAACCGGTTGATTTTGATCAATTTGTGAAAATTGTCCGTTCCATAGAAAATTTTTGGTTTGCCATTGTTAAGTTGCCACCGGAGTAA
- a CDS encoding GAF domain-containing protein, translated as MKPVSTNNEEARLEALRQYQILDTEPEEAYNNLARLAASICGTPIALVNFIDENRQWFKAKLGIDVQEMPRSVGLSYLCQERRDVVVVPDALADQKLAQNPVVTSYPFVRFYAGVPLITAKGDLLGTLCVIDSVPRELSQQQVEALVAISRLVIDQLELRRNVVEVARMTGELMGHELATRTAVEASRNRISNILERITDAFFALDHEWRFIYVNSQAQKVLRKPQDELLGNSIWEVFPEMVGTKSYRESHKAVKKQVSVEFEEYYPLLDRWLEVHAYPGWEGLSVYIQDITERRRTAQALRESEERWQLALQGNNDGIWDWNVATNQVFFSTRWKEILGYEDYEISSDLDEWLKRIHPDDLSDVLQTIQQHFSQQTPFYVSEYRLRCKDGAYRWILDRGQALWNAEGNVVRMVGSHTDISHRYRVQEELKRQNHRAQLFAQITLKIRESLQLEEILQTTVTEIKKLLQADRVLIFRLWPDGSGTVVQEAVQPGWPAVIGKNILDTCFRDEYMEKYRQGRVSAIADVAKSHIQPCHQQFLAQFGVKANLVVPILVRDGIWGLLIAHQCESGRYWNNFELDLLQQLANQIGIALSQAQLLEQETRQRQELARSNAELEQFAYVASHDLQEPLRMVTSYLQLLERRYKNQLDGRADEFISYAVDGASRMQRLINDLLNYSRVSTRGQPFALVDCNTVLATAIANLQIAIKESGAVITQDLLPTVMADATQLSQVWQNLIANAIKFSGETPPRIHIGVMKRTTQPNAENANLTFTENEWLFWVSDNGIGLETQYAERIFVIFQRLHTRSKYPGTGIGLAICKKIIERHGGNIWVESKPSQGSIFYFTIPDKAG; from the coding sequence ATGAAACCTGTATCAACTAACAACGAGGAAGCGAGGTTAGAAGCTCTCCGCCAATACCAAATCCTAGACACCGAACCAGAGGAAGCCTACAACAATTTAGCTAGATTGGCTGCATCTATCTGTGGTACACCCATCGCTCTGGTAAATTTTATTGATGAAAATCGGCAATGGTTTAAAGCTAAACTAGGCATAGATGTACAAGAAATGCCCCGGAGTGTGGGTTTATCTTATCTTTGCCAAGAACGGCGGGACGTTGTAGTTGTCCCAGATGCTTTAGCTGATCAAAAATTAGCACAAAATCCTGTAGTTACATCATATCCGTTTGTGCGGTTTTATGCAGGTGTACCCTTGATTACAGCTAAAGGAGATCTACTCGGAACTCTGTGTGTGATTGATAGCGTACCACGGGAATTGAGCCAACAACAGGTAGAAGCGCTGGTAGCAATTAGCCGTTTGGTGATTGATCAACTGGAACTGCGCCGGAATGTCGTGGAAGTGGCGCGGATGACTGGGGAACTCATGGGTCATGAGCTAGCAACACGGACAGCAGTGGAAGCATCGAGAAATCGGATCAGCAATATTTTAGAAAGGATTACTGATGCTTTTTTTGCCTTAGATCATGAATGGCGCTTCATTTATGTTAATAGCCAAGCACAAAAGGTATTGCGAAAACCCCAGGATGAATTGTTGGGGAATAGTATCTGGGAAGTATTTCCGGAGATGGTAGGGACGAAATCCTATCGTGAGTCTCACAAAGCAGTAAAAAAACAGGTTAGTGTAGAATTTGAGGAGTATTATCCTCTACTAGACCGCTGGTTAGAAGTTCACGCTTATCCCGGATGGGAGGGTTTATCTGTTTATATTCAAGATATCACCGAACGGCGGCGCACAGCCCAAGCTTTACGAGAGAGCGAAGAGCGTTGGCAATTAGCTCTCCAAGGTAACAATGATGGCATTTGGGATTGGAATGTCGCTACTAATCAAGTATTTTTTTCCACTCGTTGGAAAGAGATTCTGGGTTATGAGGATTATGAAATTTCCAGCGATTTGGATGAATGGTTAAAGCGGATTCATCCGGATGATTTGAGTGACGTATTGCAAACTATCCAGCAACACTTTAGTCAGCAGACACCGTTTTATGTGAGTGAGTATCGCCTGCGGTGCAAAGATGGTGCTTATAGATGGATTTTAGATCGGGGACAGGCGCTATGGAACGCTGAGGGAAATGTTGTCCGCATGGTAGGTTCTCATACTGATATTAGCCATCGTTACAGAGTACAAGAAGAACTCAAGCGACAAAATCACCGAGCGCAACTATTCGCACAAATCACTTTGAAAATTCGGGAGTCATTACAACTAGAAGAGATTCTGCAAACTACAGTTACAGAGATTAAAAAACTACTCCAAGCAGACCGTGTGTTAATTTTTCGCCTGTGGCCTGATGGTTCAGGTACAGTTGTTCAAGAAGCAGTACAACCAGGTTGGCCCGCCGTTATCGGTAAAAATATCCTCGACACGTGTTTCCGCGACGAATATATGGAAAAATATCGTCAGGGTAGAGTTAGTGCGATCGCTGATGTAGCTAAATCACATATCCAACCTTGTCATCAGCAATTCCTCGCCCAGTTTGGTGTCAAGGCTAACTTAGTTGTGCCGATTTTAGTGCGTGATGGGATTTGGGGCTTGCTGATTGCCCACCAATGTGAATCTGGGCGATACTGGAACAACTTCGAGTTAGACTTATTACAACAATTAGCTAACCAAATTGGCATTGCTTTATCTCAAGCACAACTCTTAGAGCAAGAAACTCGCCAGCGTCAAGAACTCGCCCGCTCGAATGCAGAATTAGAACAGTTTGCTTATGTGGCGTCCCATGATTTGCAAGAACCATTGCGAATGGTGACAAGTTATTTACAGTTACTGGAGCGGAGATATAAAAATCAGTTAGACGGGCGCGCTGATGAATTTATCAGTTACGCCGTTGATGGCGCTAGTCGGATGCAACGGTTGATCAACGACTTATTAAATTATTCTCGCGTCAGTACCCGTGGTCAACCCTTTGCTTTAGTTGACTGTAACACCGTCTTAGCCACAGCGATCGCTAACCTGCAAATAGCTATCAAAGAAAGTGGCGCCGTGATTACCCAAGACTTATTACCGACGGTGATGGCTGATGCTACCCAACTGAGCCAAGTTTGGCAAAACCTGATTGCTAACGCCATTAAATTCTCTGGGGAAACACCCCCGCGAATTCACATCGGCGTTATGAAGAGAACAACTCAACCAAATGCAGAAAATGCAAATCTTACCTTTACAGAAAACGAATGGTTGTTCTGGGTAAGCGATAATGGAATAGGCCTAGAAACGCAATATGCCGAACGCATCTTCGTGATTTTTCAGCGCTTACACACCAGAAGTAAATATCCGGGTACTGGAATCGGTTTAGCCATTTGTAAGAAAATTATCGAACGCCACGGCGGTAATATCTGGGTTGAGTCGAAACCGAGTCAAGGCTCGATTTTTTACTTTACAATTCCAGATAAAGCAGGTTAG
- a CDS encoding HAD family hydrolase: MVDGDGGNNIALFAQNNERGIIVGNACTQLLQ, translated from the coding sequence ATTGTTGATGGCGATGGAGGTAATAATATTGCCTTGTTCGCCCAAAACAACGAACGGGGAATCATTGTCGGGAATGCCTGTACCCAGTTACTCCAGTAG
- the ruvA gene encoding Holliday junction branch migration protein RuvA — MISYLKGLVAGIQTISSNRVILTLEVNGMGYDLQIPQRLCQQIPDSGGVVQIFTHYQIREEVPLLYGFASPAERDLFRHLLSVSGIGAALAIALLDTLELPDLVQAIIAANTQILIQAPGVGKKTAERICLELKSKLIEWRKSAGFFVATGGPAPGILEEVQMTLFALGYTAHEVSHTLHVVSEDIGLSKDAYVEDWIKQAITHLSASEHVGSEGGRV, encoded by the coding sequence ATGATTAGCTATTTGAAAGGTCTTGTTGCTGGTATTCAAACCATTAGCAGTAATCGGGTGATTCTGACCTTAGAGGTCAACGGCATGGGGTATGATTTGCAAATTCCCCAACGCCTTTGTCAGCAAATTCCAGATTCAGGGGGAGTTGTGCAAATTTTTACTCACTATCAAATCCGGGAAGAAGTACCCCTACTTTATGGTTTTGCGTCCCCAGCGGAAAGAGATTTATTTCGCCATCTCCTGAGTGTCAGCGGTATCGGCGCAGCTCTGGCGATCGCCCTACTCGATACTTTAGAATTACCAGATTTAGTGCAAGCCATCATCGCCGCCAATACACAAATCCTCATTCAAGCCCCTGGCGTTGGTAAAAAGACTGCAGAACGTATCTGTTTAGAACTGAAAAGCAAATTAATCGAGTGGCGCAAATCAGCAGGTTTCTTCGTCGCTACAGGTGGCCCCGCACCAGGAATCCTCGAAGAAGTACAAATGACTCTATTTGCTTTGGGGTATACTGCCCATGAAGTCAGCCACACTCTACATGTAGTCAGCGAAGACATTGGACTATCCAAAGATGCCTATGTGGAAGATTGGATTAAACAAGCGATTACCCACCTGAGCGCTAGCGAACACGTTGGTTCAGAAGGGGGTAGGGTGTAG